The segment GTACCAGGAGCTGGCTCACTGCCTTACCGCACGGGTGGTCTAGAGAAAGACAATAAGACTGGCGCTATCAGCACAGATGGTCCTAACCACGAGTTGATGGTCCTACAGCGTCACAACAAGATACAGCACATTGCAGAGGTGATCCCACCGCTCACCGTAGAGGGTGATGTAGAGGATGCTGAGCTGCTCATCGTCGGGTGGGGTAGTACTTACGGACACCTGAGCGATGCTTGCCGCACATTACAGAAGAAGGGGCATAAGGTAGCACACACGCAGTTTACCTTTATCAATCCTATGCCTAAGAACACAGAGGAGATCCTACGTCGCTACCCACGTGTTGTCGTCGCTGAGCAGAACCTCGGTCAGATGGCCATGCTCCTACGCAACAAGGTCTCTGATGCTAATATTTATCAGTACAATCAAGTGCAGGGACAACCCCTCAAGGTGGGCAACCTCGTCACTGCCTTCGAAGAGATACTCGCTGAGCAACTATAAAAGACCACAACTGCTATGATTGAAACAAATAGTAATCTAGAGAAGGGCACACTACGCTTTGCCCCCAAGGATTTCAAAAATGCATCACCCGTCAAGTGGTGTCCAGGTTGTGGCGACCACGGTGTCCTAGCGGCTGTCCATAAGGCGATGGCTGAGCTAGACATAGCACCCGATGAGACGGTCGTCGTCTCAGGTATCGGCTGCTCCTCGCGACTACCTTATTATATGAGTACTTTCGGCTTCCACACCGTACATGGTCGTGGCGCTGCCGTCGCTACGGGCGTCAAGGTGGCTCGTCCTGACCTCACCGTATGGCTTATGTCCGGTGATGGCGATAGCCTCGCTATCGGTGGTAACCACTTCATCCATGCCGTACGACGCAATGTAGATATCAATGAGGTCCTCTTCAACAACCGCATCTACGGACTGACCAAGGGGCAGTACTCACCTACATCGCCTCGTGGACTCGTCACCAAGAGCTCTCCTTACGGTACTGTCGAGGATCCCTTCGAGCCAGCAGAGCTAGTCATGGGTGCTCGTGGTAACTTCTTCGCGCGCTCGCTCGACGTCGATCAGCCTACACTCACCGCTTGTTTGATCGCTGGCGCTAAGCACAAGGGCTTTGCAGTCACAGAGGTCTTGGTGAACTGTATGATCTTCAACAATGGAGCACACGCCGCTATTAGCGATCGTGCTGTCCGTGCCGACAAGACGATCGTCCTGCAGCATGGCGAGAAGATGCTCTTCGGTGAGGACAAGCAGCGTGGTCTCGTCCTGGATGGCTTCAAGCTACGTGCTGTGACAATCGGTGAGGATGGCTACACGCTCGATGATGTGCTGACGCACGACGCACACGAGCCAAATCCCTTCCTACATATGATGCTTGCCGCCATGAACGGTGCTGACGGGCTCCCCGTCGCTATGGGCGTCATACGAGATGTCGAGGGACCGACCTACGACTGGGCTGTCCATGATCAGATCGATCAGCAAAAGGCAAAGAACAAGGTGCGCACACTCCGTGAGCTACTCATGACGGAGGATACTTGGGAGATCAAGTAAAGCGCGCCTCTAAGCCTACTTCATCACCTGTGTAAGGTGACAAAAATAGCGAGGGAGACTCAGCAGTGAGTCTCCCTCACTGTTTTTTTTTGCTGTTTGCTGTTGGCTAGAGCAATCGGAACTATCTGAATGATCGGACTTCTAATCTCTAATCTCTAACTTCTAATCTCTAACCTCTCCATCCTCTAATCTCTAATTTCGTACCTTTGTGCTATAATAGAGAGAACTGTATGGATTACAATCACCACGACATAGAGCAGTCGGCTCAGCGCATCTGGCAAGATGCCGATATTTATCGGGTAGAGATAGACCGAGATAAGCCTTCGTACTACGTACTAGACATGTTTCCCTATCCCTCGGGTGCGGGGCTACATGTGGGGCACCCGCTAGGCTACATTGCCTCCGACATCTATGCGCGCTATAAGCGACTACAAGGGTACAACGTCCTGCACCCGATGGGGTACGATGCCTTCGGTCTGCCAGCTGAGCAGTACGCTATTCAGACGAATCGTCACCCTGAGGAGACAACGCGGGTCAACATCGCCCGCTATCGTGAGCAGCTAGACAACATTGGCTTTGGCTTCGACTGGAGCCGTCAGGTGGTGACCTGCGATCCGGAGTACTACAAGTGGACGCAGTGGACCTTCGTACAGCTTTTCCACCATTACTACGACACGGCGACAGACCGTGCCGAGTCTATCGACAAGTTGGTCAAGCATCTCGAGGCGCATGGCACAGAGGGCTGTACCGCTTACAGTAGTACGCCACTGGAGCTAACGGCTGAGGAGTGGCGAGCCGCTAGCGAAGCGGAGCAGTCCGAGTGGCTGATGCACTACCGCTTGGCCTTCCTCGGGGAGAGTGTGGTCAACTGGTGTCCTGAGCTCGGTACCGTCCTCGCTAATGATGAGGTGAGTGACGGCGTGAGTGAGCGTGGTGGCTATCCTGTGGTGCAGCGCAAGATGAAGCAGTGGAGCCTCCGTGTCTCTGCTTATGCGGAGCGTCTGCTAGCAGGTCTGGATCAGCTCGACTGGAGCGATGCCCTCAAGGAGATGCAGCGCAACTGGATCGGTAAGTCGGTCGGTGCGTCGGTCACCTTCAAGGCTAGTACCGCCCATGGTGAGCTCCCTATCGAGATCTTTACGACCCGCCCCGATACGCTCTACGGAGTCACCTTCATGGTGTTAGCGCCCGAGAGTAGTCTAGTTGCTGAGCTAACTACAGAGGAGCAGCGTGCGGCTGTCGAGGCGTACTTAGATCGTACGAAGCGCCGCACGGAGCGTGAGCGTCAGGCGGATCACTCGGTGACGGGTGTCTTCACCGGCTCCTATGCACAGCACCCGCTCACGGGTGAGCAGATCCCGATCTGGATCAGCGACTATGTGCTGGCGGGCTATGGCACGGGCGCTATCATGGCAGTGCCAGCGCACGACTCGAGAGACTTTGCTTTCGCACGGCACTTTGACCTGCCAATACGTCAGGTCGTTTTGCCAAAAGGTGGCGAAGCTTCCGACCCGTCCACTTGGAGCGAAAGCCTCGACAGCAAAGAGGGCGAGCTAATCAATTCGCCTCTGCTCGATGGCAAGCCAGTCGCCGAAGCGATCGACTACATGTGTCACTACCTCGATGAGCGTGGGCTAGGCAAGAAGCGGATCAACTACCGTCTGCGTGACGCTATCTTCAGTCGTCAGCGCTACTGGGGTGAGCCGATACCTATATATTATAAGGAGGGTGTGCCACACACGTTGCCACTCGACAAGCTCCCCTTGACGCTCCCTGAGGTGGACAAGTATCTCCCCACGGAGAGTGGCGAGCCCCCGCTAGGACGTGCTAAGCATTGGTGTACCGAGGAGGGCTATCCCTACGAACTCTGCACGATGCCAGGCTTTGCTGGGAGTAGCGCCTACTACCTACGCTATATGGATCCGCAGGATAAGTCCGCTTTGGTCTCCCCCGAAGCTAATAGCTACTGGCGACAGGTGGATCTCTACATTGGCGGTACGGAGCATGCTACGGGTCACTTGATCTATAGTCGCTTCTGGAATAAGTTCCTCTACGACCTCGGAGTCGTCTGTGAGGATGAGCCATTTAAGCGACTGGTCAATCAAGGGATGATCCAGGGACGCTCTAACTACGTCTACCGCATCAAGGGTACGAATCAGTTTGTCACCTACTCGCAGCGCGAGCAGTACGATGTGACGCAGATGCACGTAGACATACACTTAGTGCAAAACGACATACTCGATCAGGAGGCATTCCGCCAGTGGCGTGACGACCTGCACGACGCCACCTTCATTACCGAGGCGGACGGCAGCTATCTCTGTGGCTTTGCTGTGGAGAAGATGAGTAAGTCGATGTTTAACGTGATCAATCCTGACGAAATCATCGAGCAGTATGGTGCTGATACGCTCAGGATGTACGAGATGTTTCTCGGGCCTCTGGAGCAGAGCAAGCCGTGGGATACGAATGGCATCGACGGGGTGTACCGCTTCCTCAAGCGTGTCTGGTCGCTCTACCACGATGGCGAGGGGCAGCTCACGGTCTCAGCCAGTGCTCAGGCAAGCCGTGAGGAGCTACGCACGATCCATAAGTTGATTCAGAAGATCACGCAAGACATCGAGCGCCTCTCCTTCAATACCTCCGTCTCAGCCTTTATGATTGCTGTGGGAGAGCTACAGAAGGCGCAGACCACGTCGCTAGAGGTGCTCCGCCCCTTGGTAATCCTGCTCTCGCCCTTTGCGCCACATATCGCTGAGATGCTGTGGCAGGAGATGCGCTCCGTATGCAGTAGTGAGACGCTCTCGTCCGAGAGCATTGTGACGGCCGCATGGCCACAGTGTGACGAGTCGCTCATCGCTGAGGACTCGGTACGCTATCCCGTTAGTTTCAATGGTAAGGTACGCTTTAACCTAGAGCTCCCCGCGGGTCTCTCCAAGGAGCAGATCCAGGAGCAGGTGCTGGCGCATGCCGACACGATCAAGTGGATCGACGGCAAGCCCCTCAAGAAGGTGATCGTCGTGCCGGGTCGCATTGTCAACATCGTATTGTGATCACCCAGTCTTCTAGTCTGGCGGTATAGGTGCAGGCTATGGAAGACACTTCCACTTCTTTACAAAATCAATAATATACTATGACTCAAGCTTTAGCAGCTCCCAATAGTAAGCAAGCGAAAGCGTGGTACTTCGTCCACGACTTCTTCTTTATCGTACTAGGTGTCTGTCTCTATGTCCTCGGCTGGGCCGGCTTCATCCTCTCACAGGAGATCGCCACGGGCGGACTGGCCGGTGTTACGACCATCATACAGATCGCTACAAGTATCCCCGCCTTTATCCCGTACAACATCATCAACGTCGGGCTACTGCTCGTCTCGATCATCTTCTTAGGGTGGCGCTACTCCGTTAAGACGCTCATCGGGGTTATCTTGATGGGTATAGCGATTCCAATCGGTCAAGCGCTCTTTGGAGATCCAAATA is part of the Porphyromonas asaccharolytica DSM 20707 genome and harbors:
- a CDS encoding 2-oxoacid:ferredoxin oxidoreductase subunit beta, with product MIETNSNLEKGTLRFAPKDFKNASPVKWCPGCGDHGVLAAVHKAMAELDIAPDETVVVSGIGCSSRLPYYMSTFGFHTVHGRGAAVATGVKVARPDLTVWLMSGDGDSLAIGGNHFIHAVRRNVDINEVLFNNRIYGLTKGQYSPTSPRGLVTKSSPYGTVEDPFEPAELVMGARGNFFARSLDVDQPTLTACLIAGAKHKGFAVTEVLVNCMIFNNGAHAAISDRAVRADKTIVLQHGEKMLFGEDKQRGLVLDGFKLRAVTIGEDGYTLDDVLTHDAHEPNPFLHMMLAAMNGADGLPVAMGVIRDVEGPTYDWAVHDQIDQQKAKNKVRTLRELLMTEDTWEIK
- the leuS gene encoding leucine--tRNA ligase, with the protein product MDYNHHDIEQSAQRIWQDADIYRVEIDRDKPSYYVLDMFPYPSGAGLHVGHPLGYIASDIYARYKRLQGYNVLHPMGYDAFGLPAEQYAIQTNRHPEETTRVNIARYREQLDNIGFGFDWSRQVVTCDPEYYKWTQWTFVQLFHHYYDTATDRAESIDKLVKHLEAHGTEGCTAYSSTPLELTAEEWRAASEAEQSEWLMHYRLAFLGESVVNWCPELGTVLANDEVSDGVSERGGYPVVQRKMKQWSLRVSAYAERLLAGLDQLDWSDALKEMQRNWIGKSVGASVTFKASTAHGELPIEIFTTRPDTLYGVTFMVLAPESSLVAELTTEEQRAAVEAYLDRTKRRTERERQADHSVTGVFTGSYAQHPLTGEQIPIWISDYVLAGYGTGAIMAVPAHDSRDFAFARHFDLPIRQVVLPKGGEASDPSTWSESLDSKEGELINSPLLDGKPVAEAIDYMCHYLDERGLGKKRINYRLRDAIFSRQRYWGEPIPIYYKEGVPHTLPLDKLPLTLPEVDKYLPTESGEPPLGRAKHWCTEEGYPYELCTMPGFAGSSAYYLRYMDPQDKSALVSPEANSYWRQVDLYIGGTEHATGHLIYSRFWNKFLYDLGVVCEDEPFKRLVNQGMIQGRSNYVYRIKGTNQFVTYSQREQYDVTQMHVDIHLVQNDILDQEAFRQWRDDLHDATFITEADGSYLCGFAVEKMSKSMFNVINPDEIIEQYGADTLRMYEMFLGPLEQSKPWDTNGIDGVYRFLKRVWSLYHDGEGQLTVSASAQASREELRTIHKLIQKITQDIERLSFNTSVSAFMIAVGELQKAQTTSLEVLRPLVILLSPFAPHIAEMLWQEMRSVCSSETLSSESIVTAAWPQCDESLIAEDSVRYPVSFNGKVRFNLELPAGLSKEQIQEQVLAHADTIKWIDGKPLKKVIVVPGRIVNIVL